The sequence AAATTGCCGTGAAACAAATCGTATAAAGAAAGCTATGTTTTTTAATAAGTTTCATCTTGAAGAGAAGTTAAAAATTAGAAACCTATATTCAGTCCAACCTGATACGACTTTGTATTAGGCAACGTACTGTGGTCAATACCTCTGTCAAACGATGAGTTAGACGACCCTGAACTGATTTCAGGATCGAGCCCGGTATAGTTGGTGACCGTCAGGATATTTCGGCCAGTCAAGACCAGCTGGCACCTGTTGAGATAGGGTAATTTGACAACTTTTGCCAGGTCAAAGGCCAGTGAAACATTCCGAAGCCGTAAAAAGGAAGCATCCTCAACGAAATAGTCTTTAGTGGCATTGTTTCCGGCTCCCGACAAACTGCCCCAAAGTGCATAGTAAGCACTGGCGTAATAAGCCGAATAAGCACCGGTTTGCCCATCAATGGTTACCGGTTTAGCAAAATCGCCACTGATACCATCCCGATACATCCATTCTTTCGTCTGGTTGTATAAGTGGCTGCCATATACCCAGTCGAACTGGAAAGACAACGTCAGAAAATCCCTGAATCCCAGGCTATTAATGAACGACATGTTAAACTTTGGATTGGGGTTGGCCAAAGGATATTTTTCATCCGTAAACTGGATCGCTTTCGTTGTTTTATCGACAACACGTCCATCAACCATCGCATACTTCGATGCATCGCCTTCTGCTATGTACCGGGCACCATCCATCCGCGTAAATGCCGTGCTGGTCAAGGCTTTATAGCCATAGATTTGACCTATCTGTTGCCCAGGTGTCAAGACCAGTGAGGCATCACCTGCACCCGATGTCAGGATAATATCAGCTCCCCCCGAAATTTTATCGATCCTGGATATCTGGTGACCAAAGTTGGTGGTGAAATCCCATTTCAGATTTTTGGAACTGTAGACCGGCAGGTTCAGGGAGAATTGAACCCCGTTAGACGACATATCTATGGCGTTGGTCTTTTGGCCCGTTGAGCCAAGCGAAGGCGGAACGCTAACGGTATAAATCACGTTGGCGCTCTTCCGTCTCCAGTAGGTAAACGAACCATTGATTGAGTTAAACCACGAGCTATTCTGATTGGCGCTAATCGTAAAATCGGTACCCGCTTCAAATTCTTTCGATACTTCTACCTTTAAGTTCGCATTATTGCTGGTGGTAGGTATCGTGTATACTAACGACGAGCCCAGATTTTGCTGGCTCAATACTGGATAACGATCGAAGGCTCCGGGTTGGATACCGGCTTCGCCATAGGCGGCCCTTAACTTAAAATACGAGATTGTATTGGCCACACCGCTGTTTTTCATGAACGAGAACGGTAAAATGTGCCCATCGAAGTGCGGAAAGGTAAACGGTGTAGAACCAGCCCCGAATGCCGAAGACCAGTCGGTTCGAAAACCGGCTGTCACTCCACCGTAATCGCCAAAATCGATTTTCTGATTAACCAGATACCCATAGGTTACAAAGGGTTCTACGTAATCACCGTTATGATTGGCGGCCGTATTGTAGGAAGCAACCCCCTGCGATGATGTAGACGATATGTTGAAAGGCGGTGCCAGCCCTAACCCTAAACCATAGGTATCGTATTCATTGTATTTCTTCTTTCGATAGTCGAAGGATATCTGCGTGCTGGTTTGAATTGGCAATTTGATATGAAAGTCATTTTCAAAATCAGTCCGGATATAGGCCGTTCCCAAAAAATTCTGGAATGTCGTGTTATACTGCCAGTTATCGATCTCGCCTTTATCGTCGGGGGCGAAATTACTGATCCAGGTGGGGTAATACGTGGCGTTTATATTTTGTGACTGATTGGCGTAAGTCCACCTGGCGTTTTCGGTCCGGTAATTGATTCCATATTTGGCATCCAGCTCCAAAAATTTATTGACGTTATAGTTGACGTCAAAATTTTGGATAACGTCAATTTTGTTGTCCAGACCCGTCGTATATTCCTGGGTATAGTATGGGTTACCGGCATTGACACTCAGGAAATCAGCTGTCTGATAAAGCGGAGAAGTACCATCGGCTAATTTATACCTCAGATCAAAGAATGGGGATGTATTTAAAAAGCTATAAACCGAGCCAACATTTCCCAACGAATTGCCTTTGCCATAATCATAGCCGCCAGCGGCTCCCAATCCTGGATGAAGCGTATTTTTGGTATAGACTAACTGAGTCGTAGATCGTATCGTAAACCCTTTGAACAGCTCCGTACCCAGATTAGCCGAGAGATTGCTTCGGTCGATATAACCGTTTTTCATGATGGAAGAAACGGTATGATTATTGGCAAACGCCAGGGAGAAATCGCTTTTTTCCGATGCGCCCGAAATATTCAGGTTGTTGTTGGTCGTTCCTCCCGTCTGAAATACCTGCTTGAAGTGGTCGTAATATTGCAGGTTAGCTCCGTAGGGTTTATCAGCAACGTTTCGGGTATCCAGAATGGCATATCGAGTTGCCCCACCATATCTGTAGGATATACCCTCAATCGAGCCAACCTCATTATAGGCCAATGGTTTCCCTGAAGGATCGATCAGATTATTGTTTGCATCTGTCAGATAAGGATGCAACTCTGCCTTGTGGACATTGCCACTGTTAATGAATTGGTTAGCCGAATAGCTGCTGGAAAAATTGACCGCAACCCGGCCTTTCTTGCCTTTTTTGGTAAAAACCTGAATAACCCCATTGGCACCCTGCGCTCCATAAATAGAAGCCGAAGCGGCACCCTGAACCACTTCGACCCGATCGACATTACTCAAATCGAGCGAGTTAATATCAGTTGCCGCCACCTGAACACCATCCACCATGATCAGCGGTTTAGTGCCCCCCTGAACGGAATTGATTCCTCGAAGCAATATATTAACCGGGTCGCCGGGGTTACCACTGACCGAGGAAATTTGTGCACCCGGTATTTTACCAATCAATGCCTGATCGATAGACGCTGTGGGAGTTTGAGGCAGATTCTTCGCCGTCACACTTTCAACGGCAATGCCTAGCTTGGCCTTGCTCGTTGCAACCCCGCTACCCGTTACAACGACTTCGGTAAGAATTCGCGAATCAGACACGAGACTCACGTTCAATTCAGACTGGTTCCCAATTGGAATTTCCTGGGTGGTAACACCGACGAAGCTAAATACTAATACACTCCCTTTGGCTGATGGTACTGAGATGTCAAAAATTCCACCTGCGTCGGTACTGGTACCTTTAGTTGTTCCTTTCAAGACAACCGAAACCCCTGGGAGGGGCGAACCATCTTCAGCCGATGTTACCTTACCGACTACTCTTCGCTCCTGAGCCCATGCCATGGTCCAGAGTGAACACACCAATAGCATGCTCACATATAGAGATTTGCTCATAACTGATTTTAGTTTGGTTAAGAAAGTATTCCTGTGAGCAAATCTATATAAGTCAAAAAATCAATACAAACTTTTTGTACAATTTTAATATTATGATCTTTAATTCTATTTTAATGTATTAAATCAAAATATTATTTTGTTTTCAGGCATTTCAGTTTTTCTATATTTCTTACTACAATTACTTAGTTTTGCTTAACAATACATTATACTTATAAGTATTTTTACCTAAAACACTTATCTATCCATAAATAATACAACTAGTAAGCTTATGCTTATTAAGTAGCTTTTTGCGTCAATGGCCCACGATGAAAGTCCGAAATTTTAATTTGGGTCGGGGGCATTACGAACCGATAAGGCAAAGAAAACCCGTCTAAGTCTTGGCTTAGCGGCAAATGAATCGTACATGTTGGCGGTTTTCAGGATAAGCCAGGTAATAGGTTAAAGGTCGGGCTTAGTCCATTCTGTGATTATAGTATTGTCATGGACGAATAGGCGTTGAGATGACCGTATAGGAAAGATGGTTGCCACTATCCACAAAATAGCACAACTAGTAGTGATAGAACACGACCAAATGATGATGGAAGTCCCTGTCCCACTTGACCTAACGTTCGCATATCTGTAGTCGCGAAGCACAATTGGCCAAAGGAAGGGCAACAAATTAGTTAACTATAAAAATCGTGAGCTAAAGTGAAGATGATTAATAATGAGTCGATGAGATTTCTCCATGAGAGCCAATGGTAAACTCATCATCAAATTTGACGCTGACAACAGCTGCATCCCTTACGCCGGGGTGCTCCTTTAGAAATCGTTGACGAGCATTATCCTCGCTAATATTCAAATAAGCGGTCTTCCATGGCTTCGGGGTGATCGACCCGTATCCGGTAACAATTACTAAAATGTTGGCTGCCATGAGTGAAAATTTGGTTGAATGTATGCATTTTGAACTTGTAACCGTGAATTGTCTGAAAGCAATTCGGTTCAACTAAAATCAGATCAGGCGTTATTTGCCTGGTAATTACCGGGGTCATTCCTAAAACCAGTTACTTCATAAACAAAGCAGCTTCACAAAACTACCCCAACTTATTACTAAAAGCGTAGCTTTATTGCATGCAAGACGATGACCTGGAATTAATGAACTATTTTGAGAATCGGCACTTACCAAAGCCTCCCTTTAGACTGAGTGCCAGTGAAATTATCAACGACCTACCCGGCTTTATAGCCGTTCAGTTTAGTCATCTGCGCAGCGGAATGAGTGCTGGTTCTGCCAGAGATAAATTAATAAGATTGAAAGAGCGGCTAGAGGACCAGTAACATAACCAAATCACCTATTGACTCACTTGTTCTAGCTTACAAGCAAAACAACCAGTCTCCACTGGCGGGGCTGGCTGTCGATGACCTCTCCTAATTAAGGTTATTATAAAAAGAACGAACGCCGAAAGTTTATATTCGTAACGGCTAAAATAATCTACATTTTAGGCTTACCCATTTATTAACAAACCATCAGAATGTCCCCTAAGCTCCGGTGCATGTTTATCGTATCCCTAACTCAGCGGTCAGGTTAGGATTACCTCTCTTTATTAGTTATATTTGAGAGAACCGGCTCTACAATAGCCTACCCTTGCCTGCCTTTCGAGCCTGAAATGCCAACCGGCGCCATTACCTGTCGGATTAGTGCAGCTATATGCTGCCTAATGAGCAGTATTGCCATTACTCTTCATTTAATTGCCGAATGAATACCTCGACGGTCAACGCGTTACGACTTTATTATACGTTCACTATAGCAATTGATAAAAATGCATAATGACCAAATCACCGCTCTGGATTTCGAATTAAACCGTTACAATTCCCGGTTAGTGGACGATGAAAGCAATGGTAAGAATATTCTCACTGCGGATGTTGATGGAACGTTACTTAGCGAATCGAAACTGTTGGACTTACTGAACCGGTATAGTATTCCTTTTCAGGAAATAACGTTTCGGTATAGAATAAAAAAAATGGGATCAGCGTTGCAGGGCCGCTATTGGGCCTACTTTCATAAATAACTTTCTAATTCTTAATTAGATCTACTTGTTCTTTAACAAAATAAGTCCCGGTTTTCACCGGGACTTATTTCTTTTAGGCCTTTCGCGGAGAAGTGTGCCACGGTTCAAAACCGTGGCACACTTCTCCGCGAAAGGCCTATTCTTTTTATACCGTTAGTTTTTTCATGTATTCAGCATCGTTTTTCATGCTGACCATCGGCGATTCCGGATACTCTTCCTGCTCGACAATGAAGTATTTGATACCGCTATCCATAGCCACGCGCAATGTCGTCTTGAAATCAACACTCCCCTTGCCAAGGTCATTCTGGACAGGCTTGCCACCTTCCTTTTTGTAATCCTTTATGTGGCAGAGTTCATACCGTTTGCCGTATTTTTTAAGGTGATCAGTTGTGTCAACCCCAGCCACGTCGATCCAGCACAGGTCTAATTCAAACATGACGTTTTTAGGATCAGTGTTCGCTAACAGATACTCCTGAGGGAGTTTGCCATCGAGGGGTTTAAACGAATAATCGTGGTTATGATAACCAAATTTCAGACCGGCCTTGTTTACCTGTTCGCCAACGGTATTGAACTGGTCGGCTATTTTTTTCCAGTCGTCAAACGATTTCTGGGGGCCGATATAGGGGCAAAGCAGGTAAGATAAGCCTGCGTCGTGGGCCATTTCAATGCTTTTTTTGAGTAGATCCGGTTTATCGGCCTGTCCCCGGTAATCAAAGTGCGTGCTGATCATTTTTACGCCCAGATCATCAAGAAACGATTTGATTTCTTTAGGCTCCATTCCCCACAAAAAACCCTTCGCTCCACCGAAGCTCTCGAACTGTTTATAGCCCATTTTCGCTAACTCGGTCATAACGCCTTTGGGGTCTTTAGGCAGTACATCGCGAACGCTGTAAAGTTGTACTCCAAAGGGATTGATGGCCTTAGCAGGCGCACTAGCGAGTAAATCAGATTGGGTAAAGGCAAAAGCTCCGGCCGTGAGCAGACCAGACTGTTTAAGAAAACTCCGTCTTTGCATGATAGAAAATTGTTTGCGGCTTTAGAACGCAAAGATGGGGTGGTTTTATAAAAATATATCAGGAAATATTTTTAGGACTTTCGCTCTCAATCGGAAGCGTGCCACTGTTTTGAACCGTGGCACGCTTCCGATTGGGTTCTACAGCTCCCAAATGACACGCACAACTTTGCCGTGTACACCAATAGTCTGAAAAAACTCCAGCCAGTGAAGCTGTTGTGGACCCAGATGGTCAGTGGGTGATTTTACTTCCACGAAATCATATTGTCCCTGCTCATTCCAGACCAGTAGGTCCGGAAAACCGCGCGTATGTTCACGAACGTTACGGGCCATCTCAAGCAAAATCAGTCTTAGCTGATCAACATCGAGCAAATCGATCATCCGTTTGACGAGCGTCATCAGTTCATCGGACCAATCGACCAACACGTTGGTAATGCCATATTTAGCGTTGAACATCCGGCCCGTATGCCGTCGCCAGTCATCTTTTGTTTCGAGCTCCCAGAGTCGTTTTTTTAGCAGATCCTCCCGCTTGAGGTAAAAGTCAGGAAGATAAAAATCGGACGGAGCCCGTTGCAGCGGATGGTGAATAGCCTGCACATTGGCATCGTAAATGATGTCCCAAAAGACAAGCCCAAATAGTCCGCGCCAGGGATAATTTTCGGTAAAAGCCGCGTCGTAGCCCTGTTCCAGGTAATCATTCATCACCCCCGCTTCGACATGATGTCGGTAAGCAGCCGGGATATTCACACTTTCGGCATCGGACAAAAAACGAGTTGTGGCTTTACGGGTACGTTTCTTTTCGCCGACGCCCAGAATTTTGTTGCGAAAATCAGTAGCAAAGTAGCGTTCTTCTGCATTCAGTGGGCTGACGGCAATTTCGTCGCAGAGGGCCAGCGCTTCATCAATGGAGCCATTTTTGAATAATAACCGTACTCGTCGTTCCCGCGCCGGTACGTGGTCGGAGAGTTCATAAACAGCGAGTGCCTGTTCCGGCAATTTCTGCCGTTCCAGATAACCACCCACACGAACAATGAGCTTCTGATAGCCAGGAATAGCTATTTTGGTCAGTTCGGGCCTGGTTTCATTCCAATTCAGAAACCAGTTATAAATATCTTCTGCGGGCGTTTCGGCTTGTTTAAGCTCATAAAACTCTTCGTAGGTCAGTGAGATCAGTAGCTTGTCTTCAACTTCTTTACGAGTTCGAAAACGGGCCGTTAGCTTACTTTCATCATACCGTTCAAAATTGACCATACCCAGATCGCGCACCACAAACTCGGTCATATTGCCACTCCGGTTGCCAAAAAACAGGTATTTAAACATCATACCTTCGGCCTCAAAGTTCATCTTAACGACCGTTTCGTGCGTAGTCAGGCCACCGACAATTTCGCCAAAATCGAGCTCGCGCAGGGCATACCGAACAACGCCATCTTTCTTTTCTTTGCCCAGTGGCTTAATTTCTTCCGGCTCCAGTGGTAGAAGCTCAAGCAGCTCGGGTTTTGTAAAAACATCCAGTACAGCCTCCCCCCTATTGCTATGATGAGCCGCCAGTCGTTCGATAAATCCAGCGGTTATTAATTCACCAACAGCCGCCGGTAGGTCATT comes from Spirosoma aureum and encodes:
- a CDS encoding DUF6965 family protein, coding for MNYFENRHLPKPPFRLSASEIINDLPGFIAVQFSHLRSGMSAGSARDKLIRLKERLEDQ
- a CDS encoding VRR-NUC domain-containing protein produces the protein MVGRQKVILTPRYYLDNFRYVLDFVKRLYGSLLNEAEWDFVRRFDALSIDAQCLYVRFSNRKGLFFRINKLQYNEINDLPAAVGELITAGFIERLAAHHSNRGEAVLDVFTKPELLELLPLEPEEIKPLGKEKKDGVVRYALRELDFGEIVGGLTTHETVVKMNFEAEGMMFKYLFFGNRSGNMTEFVVRDLGMVNFERYDESKLTARFRTRKEVEDKLLISLTYEEFYELKQAETPAEDIYNWFLNWNETRPELTKIAIPGYQKLIVRVGGYLERQKLPEQALAVYELSDHVPARERRVRLLFKNGSIDEALALCDEIAVSPLNAEERYFATDFRNKILGVGEKKRTRKATTRFLSDAESVNIPAAYRHHVEAGVMNDYLEQGYDAAFTENYPWRGLFGLVFWDIIYDANVQAIHHPLQRAPSDFYLPDFYLKREDLLKKRLWELETKDDWRRHTGRMFNAKYGITNVLVDWSDELMTLVKRMIDLLDVDQLRLILLEMARNVREHTRGFPDLLVWNEQGQYDFVEVKSPTDHLGPQQLHWLEFFQTIGVHGKVVRVIWEL
- a CDS encoding SusC/RagA family TonB-linked outer membrane protein — translated: MSKSLYVSMLLVCSLWTMAWAQERRVVGKVTSAEDGSPLPGVSVVLKGTTKGTSTDAGGIFDISVPSAKGSVLVFSFVGVTTQEIPIGNQSELNVSLVSDSRILTEVVVTGSGVATSKAKLGIAVESVTAKNLPQTPTASIDQALIGKIPGAQISSVSGNPGDPVNILLRGINSVQGGTKPLIMVDGVQVAATDINSLDLSNVDRVEVVQGAASASIYGAQGANGVIQVFTKKGKKGRVAVNFSSSYSANQFINSGNVHKAELHPYLTDANNNLIDPSGKPLAYNEVGSIEGISYRYGGATRYAILDTRNVADKPYGANLQYYDHFKQVFQTGGTTNNNLNISGASEKSDFSLAFANNHTVSSIMKNGYIDRSNLSANLGTELFKGFTIRSTTQLVYTKNTLHPGLGAAGGYDYGKGNSLGNVGSVYSFLNTSPFFDLRYKLADGTSPLYQTADFLSVNAGNPYYTQEYTTGLDNKIDVIQNFDVNYNVNKFLELDAKYGINYRTENARWTYANQSQNINATYYPTWISNFAPDDKGEIDNWQYNTTFQNFLGTAYIRTDFENDFHIKLPIQTSTQISFDYRKKKYNEYDTYGLGLGLAPPFNISSTSSQGVASYNTAANHNGDYVEPFVTYGYLVNQKIDFGDYGGVTAGFRTDWSSAFGAGSTPFTFPHFDGHILPFSFMKNSGVANTISYFKLRAAYGEAGIQPGAFDRYPVLSQQNLGSSLVYTIPTTSNNANLKVEVSKEFEAGTDFTISANQNSSWFNSINGSFTYWRRKSANVIYTVSVPPSLGSTGQKTNAIDMSSNGVQFSLNLPVYSSKNLKWDFTTNFGHQISRIDKISGGADIILTSGAGDASLVLTPGQQIGQIYGYKALTSTAFTRMDGARYIAEGDASKYAMVDGRVVDKTTKAIQFTDEKYPLANPNPKFNMSFINSLGFRDFLTLSFQFDWVYGSHLYNQTKEWMYRDGISGDFAKPVTIDGQTGAYSAYYASAYYALWGSLSGAGNNATKDYFVEDASFLRLRNVSLAFDLAKVVKLPYLNRCQLVLTGRNILTVTNYTGLDPEISSGSSNSSFDRGIDHSTLPNTKSYQVGLNIGF
- a CDS encoding sugar phosphate isomerase/epimerase family protein translates to MQRRSFLKQSGLLTAGAFAFTQSDLLASAPAKAINPFGVQLYSVRDVLPKDPKGVMTELAKMGYKQFESFGGAKGFLWGMEPKEIKSFLDDLGVKMISTHFDYRGQADKPDLLKKSIEMAHDAGLSYLLCPYIGPQKSFDDWKKIADQFNTVGEQVNKAGLKFGYHNHDYSFKPLDGKLPQEYLLANTDPKNVMFELDLCWIDVAGVDTTDHLKKYGKRYELCHIKDYKKEGGKPVQNDLGKGSVDFKTTLRVAMDSGIKYFIVEQEEYPESPMVSMKNDAEYMKKLTV